In Triticum aestivum cultivar Chinese Spring chromosome 5B, IWGSC CS RefSeq v2.1, whole genome shotgun sequence, the following proteins share a genomic window:
- the LOC123115183 gene encoding uncharacterized protein — protein sequence MALADTAARRLLRGAGGGVANGITADAVGMSFGVDGLWQLIAGLFAGAAHLLVLPFEVLGHWLAAATHLVVLPFKALWHVLQSVTAGIGFIFGSLVAALGSAAHALVVPFEALWHLLQSAPAAISFGFHGLEQLTHGCIGSHAAALGTAAHALAVPFEALWQWLQTAVTSIGSGFDGLWEHMQGIFANLAAALAGAAHNLVLPLQAFWQWIQNTVAGGWDGFWQRFVTTAASTAHELVPALEAFWRWLKDAAAVALPVMLAIAAVVCVAVLLWFCWPLLCVVVFMADVLVAQALVFVLCICGRCLFIVAMGVAGALAYLLPICGQYCTDVTMAAPGIAGVLISRVAFKAEPRLYFQILRLAVPLVASAVFSTSPLPWAVGLSVVALFSRGFSGGEGLIPRCQTFSSTWTPEEEDQMWIHEDDQMWTVEEDQLLS from the coding sequence ATGGCCTTGGCTGACACAGCAGCACGAAGGCTCCTGCGCGGCGCAGGCGGCGGTGTGGCCAATGGAATCACCGCCGACGCCGTCGGCATGAGCTTCGGCGTCGACGGCTTGTGGCAGCTCATCGCGGGCCTGTTCGCGGGCGCGGCTCACCTGCTCGTCCTGCCGTTCGAGGTGCTCGGGCACTGGCTGGCCGCCGCGACACACCTGGTCGTCCTGCCTTTCAAGGCGCTCTGGCACGTGCTGCAGTCCGTCACCGCCGGTATCGGTTTCATCTTCGGCAGCCTCGTCGCGGCGCTCGGGAGCGCGGCACACGCTTTGGTTGTGCCTTTCGAGGCGCTCTGGCACTTGCTGCAGTCCGCCCCCGCAGCCATCAGTTTCGGCTTCCACGGTCTGGAGCAGCTCACACACGGCTGTATCGGCAGCCACGCCGCCGCGCTCGGGACCGCGGCCCACGCTCTGGCCGTGCCGTTTGAAGCGCTCTGGCAGTGGCTCCAGACCGCCGTCACAAGCATTGGTTCCGGCTTCGACGGTTTGTGGGAGCACATGCAGGGCATCTTCGCCAacctcgccgccgcgctcgccgGCGCTGCCCACAACCTCGTCCTGCCGTTACAAGCCTTCTGGCAGTGGATCCAGAACACCGTCGCCGGTGGTTGGGACGGCTTTTGGCAGCGCTTCGTCACCACGGCGGCGAGCACCGCCCACGAGCTCGTCCCGGCCTTGGAGGCGTTCTGGCGATGGCTCaaggacgccgccgccgtcgcgctccCTGTCATGCTGGCCATCGCCGCGGTCGTTTGCGTCGCGGTCCTGCTCTGGTTCTGCTGGCCGCTCCtgtgcgtcgtcgtgttcatggccGACGTGCTGGTGGCGCAAGCGCTCGTCTTCGTCCTTTGCATCTGCGGGCGCTGCTTGTTCATCGTCGCCATGGGGGTCGCGGGTGCGCTCGCCTACCTGCTCCCCATCTGCGGGCAGTACTGCACCGACGTTACCATGGCTGCCCCAGGCATCGCCGGCGTGCTGATATCACGCGTCGCGTTCAAGGCGGAACCGCGACTGTACTTCCAGATCCTCCGTCTGGCTGTCCCCCTCGTCGCCTCTGCTGTCTTCTCCACGAGCCCCCTCCCCTGGGCAGTCGGGCTGTCGGTCGTCGCCCTTTTCAGCCGGGGATTTTCAGGCGGCGAAGGGCTGATACCGAGGTGCCAAACCTTCTCGTCGACGTGGACTCCTGAGGAAGAAGATCAGATGTGGATTCACGAGGATGATCAGATGTGGACCGTTGAGGAAGATCAGCTATTATCATAG